ttcagCCCAAGGCATACTTTTATTTTGCAGTCTAGTGTAGCCCAGTAGCCGATACCGCATCATGATCGCCGATCTAATGGCTCTCCATTTTTATGTAGCAACCGCAAAGTACTTAATTGAGTTCGCCCGCCGGCGGTTGGATGGATACTATAGATATAGGTGCCAGGGATTGATCTGACGATCGGTTCTTTATGTCTGCCCATTATTCAGAATGGCGATGGCGATACAGATGGAATTGGTAATGGAATCGGTATAGAAATTGGCACTGCAGACGGCAGGTGGAGGAGGTGTGCCATGGAATTGGAAATGGAGATCGAGGCAGCTGCGTGTTTGTCTTTTTGGCTACCGTGCTACCGTGCGGTTGCACATAATTCGTGCTGTCTTGAAAATCGGGTCACCgcaaatcaatcaatcaatcggAGACTTGGGCCCAATTGTTCCGCTGCAACTTATGAGTTGGCACAGAACCCATCACAGGAGATTGACGGGTCTCGAAAGTAGGTGTCTCACACCACGATGAGCTAtatcattattttaaaaatgcgGATCATTGCTATAGATTATTCAATTTTATCACAGACATAATTCTAAACAAGAATAGAAACCgaaatgtatatacatttggctagaatatttttttatgtaatatattcacaatatttattttatcaattttttttatattgttatttttaggtatatattttattttaaaaatatttatttttaaaatttgattaaatcaCATTAATAACTATTTTACAACAAGAAGTATTTTAAAGCTCATCATTGaaaagaatttttatttattggtaTACCCCAAATTTATTCGCAAGAAATTAATCCTCTAGAACAAAGACAagaatgaatatttttttgaaaatttaaatcggCCTATCTTGGCCCAAAATGCTAATTATAGACGTCTGATCGGCCAATTCTAGAACCGAACCGCTTGAACCTTTTGGCTTTTGCACGTTTCGATTTTAATTCATGGGCggcataaaaatcaaatttggcTCTTTTGTTCGATCGACTGAcaggcttttttttttgcgacgGATTGATCGATGGCTGGAAAACAATCAAATGCGCTTTTTGGTTGCGCAAGTGCTGCAGAAAAGCCGAAATAGATGTCGAAAGTGCACTAAGTACCTGTCTCATTACCTTCCTTCTTCTTACTTCGATTGGCAGGTGATGACCTCAACCATTTGGCCATTGGGTCAGCGGCAGAATCGACTCAAGATTCGAAGCAGGAAGCCAAATTTAACCGGTTCCCCATGCAAGCACAAAGCACACGcaatttaaaatggaaattcttttcttgtatattgtataaatTCTAACAAACAAATACcgctaaaaaatataaaaaaaaaatattaaatccTAAGCTGCTTGGCTTTCGGTTTGGCAGTTTGAACTATTTATAGTTGGTCCATATTGGCTTGCTCCACATTTACCAGCCCTTGTTCCAGCCGGCGGACTGAGCGCCGGAATAGCCACCAGAGTAGCCACCAGACTGAGCGCCGGAGTAACCACCGGAGTAGCCACCAGACTGAGCGCCGGAGTAACCGCCAGAGTAGCCTTCGTTAATGACCTTCACGATGACAACCTTCTCAACGGGCCTGGGAGCAGCATATCCGCCAGAGTAGCCACCGCCGCCGGAGTATCCACCACCGCCGGAGTATCCACCACCGCCGGAGTAGCCGCCACCGTTGGAGTAGCCACCGGAGtagccgccgccgcctccaccgccgccGAGCTTGCCGCCAAGACCACCGCTCAGACCGCCCAGGCCGCCGCCCAATCCTCCGCCGAGACCGCCCAGCTTGCTCTGCAGCAGCTGTCCGATGCCGCCAGCGCCTCCGCCAATAGAGCCGccgcctccaccgccgccgccaagAAGACCGCCCAGGGAGGCCTGTCCCACGGACAGGATGGCGGCAAGGATCACCAGGATGCAGGCAAAGGGTTTCATCTCGAGTAGCGAATGGGATACAATCGGTATCAAACAGCTGACCAAACTAATTCCAACCGCTGACGGAGCACACACCTTTATACCCCCGAAAAATCGATGGGTCGCTCCGAATGAGATGGGGGGGGGGGCCCAATTAGAAGCCATTGATGGGCAGAGCGACCAGAGCAGCATCATTGATTCGGCTGCGATTTCATAATAACCCACATTCGGTTATGCTGGCCGGCGGTTCTTTTGTTTGCCTATGCTAATCTGTGCGCATGCGCGGCTCACTTCGGATGAGGAACCGCTTCTCCTTTAGTTTGCACAGTGGGTTGGGAGGTGTTAAATGCAGAGCTGCAGCCGTTGGGAAATCGAGTGACAACATCATCTGACCAGGAGTGGAAAGAGCACACAGTTCAATTTGCAACAAAATCACACTTAATTTTGAGTAGTGATCACGATTCTATCTGCATTTTATGCTACGAAATTCATTTTGAATACGAGTAATATACATTATTacctattttgattttgttttatttttatattttctgtgaGCTAACTTCATTCTTCTGTTCACTTCATAGCTTCTTCTAAATGTTATTTGAAATAAACATAGATTAACCAGTGTGCCGCTGTGCAAATCGCCGAAAGTCAAACAAATTATCGGCATTTAATCACCGCGGCCGGCAGTGGCCAACAATGGATCGACAATCAACATTTATATCAATGTTTtgtcagttggccaaaagcagaTAGCAGAAGCAGCCGAAGTGTCAAACAGATGAATGGCTAAATCGTGAGTTCTGCCCAAGGTTTAGAGGTTGAAGTGGGAAAACTAAGGCATCTTCCTGCTTTGGCCAAGAACTTTTATTAACTCATCGCTCGGAGGCCTATTCAAATCTGTACCTGTATTGTATAGCCAATAGCaaatacccatacccatagcCCACATCATCGCTTATTAATACGTAGAACCGGTTCGGCGATTCTATTTCTATGCTTCAGTTTggcatatatttgcatagtGGCTGGGCGGATATGGCAGATTGCCTGGGAATTTTCGCTGGCCCTCTAGTTGTCGGTACTAACCCGAAAGATAAACACTACTAAGAGAACTCTCCCACAAGTCCAAGGGTTCAATGGACTTCTCCAAGCACACGCCTTAGAAATCGGAAAAAATATTAGTTCTGCACAAAACGAAAGacagtttcatttttttttcttgtttgtttaagaGTCTGGCATTTACATACCCGTTCTTGTGGCATGAATATTCATAATCGTATTATTCGATTATACCTCAAGCTGTAAGCTCCCGATCCGACGACAGATCGACAGCATTCGATGGGTCACTAATCAATTAAGTGGAATACAAGTTGGACTAGCAAGTATACAAGTAGCAATTCTGAGactacaaagtttttttttggagttTGCAAAATACTGTGATGGTCATTTGAAAGATCAGAAGCTATGAAAcgacaattttaattgaatttcctcaTCACCAACTTATTGACTTAATTGATTATCAATTATAAAAGATCTGGCCACGAAATGGacatataaatatt
The DNA window shown above is from Drosophila melanogaster chromosome X and carries:
- the CG10598 gene encoding uncharacterized protein, isoform A, whose product is MKPFACILVILAAILSVGQASLGGLLGGGGGGGGSIGGGAGGIGQLLQSKLGGLGGGLGGGLGGLSGGLGGKLGGGGGGGGYSGGYSNGGGYSGGGGYSGGGGYSGGGGYSGGYAAPRPVEKVVIVKVINEGYSGGYSGAQSGGYSGGYSGAQSGGYSGGYSGAQSAGWNKGW